The Dehalogenimonas lykanthroporepellens BL-DC-9 genome includes a window with the following:
- a CDS encoding conserved hypothetical protein (KEGG: geo:Geob_1051 hypothetical protein), with the protein MREFGETDKKKKSKRIQLAENPAGLSETALAELRSTVADSLKDGYLPCGLAWAIADKAGVPRIAVGSIADRMGVRITECLLGCFKVDKTPFIDTPLEPLNEAVVKAIDEMKVADRLTCSEVCELARKHKVKPLTIADKISANGWKVHSCQLGCF; encoded by the coding sequence ATGAGAGAATTCGGAGAAACCGACAAAAAGAAAAAAAGCAAACGGATTCAGCTGGCGGAAAACCCTGCCGGGCTCTCCGAAACCGCTCTGGCCGAACTGAGAAGCACGGTGGCGGACTCGTTGAAAGACGGCTACCTGCCCTGTGGTCTCGCCTGGGCTATCGCCGATAAAGCCGGAGTGCCCAGAATAGCGGTGGGCAGTATCGCTGACAGAATGGGAGTTCGTATCACCGAATGCCTGCTGGGTTGTTTCAAGGTGGATAAGACCCCCTTCATCGACACACCACTGGAACCTCTGAATGAGGCAGTAGTCAAGGCCATAGACGAAATGAAAGTTGCCGATCGACTGACCTGCTCAGAGGTATGCGAACTGGCTCGAAAACACAAGGTGAAACCGCTGACCATTGCCGATAAAATAAGCGCCAACGGCTGGAAAGTCCACTCCTGCCAGCTCGGTTGTTTTTAA
- a CDS encoding glutamyl-tRNA(Gln) amidotransferase, B subunit (KEGG: deg:DehalGT_1357 glutamyl-tRNA(Gln) amidotransferase, B subunit~TIGRFAM: glutamyl-tRNA(Gln) amidotransferase, B subunit~PFAM: GatB region; GatB central domain protein; Asn/Gln amidotransferase), translating into MFAALRPYCYTYKVNFMITQKTTNRYETVIGLEVHAQLATASKMYCRCASDYAAADPNTRVCPVCLGLPGVLPVINKRAVEFTMMTALALNCTIAPHSKFDRKNYPYPDLMKGYQISQYDEPIGRNGWMDVIVNGESRRIAITRVHLEEDVAKLIHRDEPGGGYSLVDVNRSGVPLMEIVSEPDMREPEEARQYLMKLRSILRYLGVSVANMEEGSFRCDANISLRPQGQTEFNPKVEVKNMNSFRAVFRALEYEVIRQTEDYDLGVRVIQETRGWVDKRGETVSQRSKEFAHDYRYFPEPDLPPLAFDEAWIEGIRAELPELPDARQSRFIEQFSLSEYDAALLTASRETADYFEQVIAGHKVSAKDTANWLNGEVSRIVNAEGINITDFIIRVPAMALAELIGIAGSGKITNATAKTVLEEMFGSGKTAEAIIKEKGLAQISDDSSLTGMASEVIAANPGAVNDYLAGKEQSLKFLVGQMMKLSKGRANPALAAEIIKQQLKEG; encoded by the coding sequence TTGTTTGCCGCCCTGCGGCCGTATTGCTATACTTACAAGGTTAATTTCATGATTACCCAGAAGACAACAAACAGATACGAAACTGTCATCGGCTTGGAGGTACATGCCCAACTGGCGACCGCCAGTAAGATGTACTGCCGGTGCGCATCCGATTATGCCGCCGCTGACCCCAATACACGGGTCTGCCCGGTATGCCTGGGATTACCCGGCGTTCTGCCGGTAATCAACAAGCGGGCAGTGGAATTCACCATGATGACCGCCCTGGCGCTCAACTGCACCATCGCGCCTCACTCGAAGTTCGACCGCAAGAACTACCCTTATCCCGACCTGATGAAGGGCTACCAGATATCACAGTACGATGAACCGATCGGCCGTAACGGCTGGATGGATGTCATCGTCAACGGCGAAAGCCGGCGCATCGCCATCACCCGGGTTCACCTGGAAGAAGATGTGGCTAAACTGATTCACCGGGACGAACCGGGAGGCGGTTACTCCCTGGTCGATGTCAACCGTTCCGGCGTACCGCTGATGGAAATAGTTTCCGAACCCGACATGAGGGAGCCGGAAGAAGCCCGGCAATACCTGATGAAACTGCGCTCCATCCTGCGTTACCTGGGAGTTTCGGTGGCCAACATGGAGGAAGGCTCCTTCCGCTGTGACGCCAACATCTCGCTCAGGCCACAGGGACAGACCGAATTCAACCCCAAGGTGGAAGTCAAGAACATGAACAGCTTCCGCGCCGTTTTCCGGGCGCTGGAATATGAAGTGATTCGACAGACCGAAGATTACGACCTCGGCGTACGGGTGATCCAGGAAACCCGCGGCTGGGTGGATAAACGCGGGGAAACGGTATCGCAACGTTCCAAGGAATTCGCCCACGACTACCGGTATTTCCCGGAACCCGACCTGCCGCCTCTGGCCTTCGATGAAGCCTGGATTGAAGGGATTCGCGCCGAACTGCCGGAACTGCCGGACGCGCGTCAGTCACGCTTCATCGAGCAATTCTCGTTGTCGGAATACGACGCCGCCCTGCTGACCGCCTCCAGAGAGACCGCGGATTATTTCGAACAGGTAATCGCCGGCCACAAGGTTTCCGCCAAGGACACCGCCAACTGGCTGAACGGCGAGGTTTCACGCATCGTCAATGCGGAAGGCATCAATATCACCGATTTTATCATCCGGGTGCCGGCCATGGCTCTGGCTGAGCTTATCGGCATCGCCGGTAGCGGAAAAATCACCAACGCTACCGCCAAAACAGTACTGGAAGAGATGTTCGGCTCCGGCAAGACCGCCGAAGCCATCATCAAAGAAAAAGGGCTGGCCCAGATTTCCGACGACTCCTCCCTGACCGGCATGGCGAGCGAGGTCATCGCCGCCAATCCGGGAGCCGTCAACGACTACCTGGCCGGCAAGGAACAGTCTTTGAAATTTCTGGTCGGCCAGATGATGAAACTGTCCAAAGGCCGCGCCAACCCGGCACTGGCGGCCGAAATAATCAAACAGCAACTCAAGGAAGGTTAA
- a CDS encoding ribosomal protein L19 (KEGG: bcy:Bcer98_2492 50S ribosomal protein L19~TIGRFAM: ribosomal protein L19~PFAM: ribosomal protein L19), which yields MRVAELVPAEVKSDFPEVNPGDTVKVHVKIIEGEKERIQVFQGVVLRVRSGGDGGNFTVRRVSYGVGVERVFPFASPRVDKIEVIRRGRVRRAKLYYLRNLSGKAARIKEIRE from the coding sequence GTGAGAGTAGCGGAGCTGGTCCCGGCCGAAGTTAAGTCTGATTTTCCCGAAGTCAATCCGGGTGACACCGTCAAGGTTCACGTCAAAATCATCGAAGGCGAAAAGGAACGCATCCAGGTTTTCCAGGGTGTGGTTCTGCGGGTTCGTTCCGGTGGTGACGGCGGCAACTTTACTGTACGCCGCGTCAGCTATGGGGTCGGCGTTGAAAGAGTCTTTCCCTTCGCTTCCCCACGGGTCGACAAGATAGAGGTTATCCGCCGCGGTCGTGTCCGCCGGGCCAAGCTCTATTACCTGCGAAATCTGTCCGGCAAAGCCGCCCGGATCAAGGAAATCCGCGAATAA
- a CDS encoding transcriptional regulator, XRE family (KEGG: dev:DhcVS_277 DNA-binding protein~PFAM: helix-turn-helix domain protein~SMART: helix-turn-helix domain protein), with product MDTLSGTVQTTLPAELGAVLRRRRLEIPLTLQELADRSGISVSHIGRIERGERFPSAKVLLRLACHLQYEENELFALAGYLTPPESPGSIDASPADRTPRLDPQVARILAREPVEVQRSVVSLLAVVKNTARHIKCGESDKQSLP from the coding sequence ATGGACACCCTGTCGGGTACTGTTCAAACAACACTCCCCGCTGAACTCGGGGCCGTTCTCCGACGCCGCCGACTGGAAATACCCCTGACACTCCAGGAACTGGCTGACCGCTCCGGCATATCCGTATCCCACATCGGACGGATAGAACGGGGAGAACGCTTTCCTTCGGCCAAGGTTCTGCTGAGGCTGGCCTGCCACCTGCAGTACGAAGAAAATGAATTATTCGCCCTGGCCGGTTACCTGACGCCGCCCGAATCACCGGGGTCAATCGACGCCTCACCTGCCGACCGGACTCCCCGGCTGGACCCCCAGGTCGCCAGGATTCTGGCCCGCGAACCGGTGGAAGTCCAGCGTTCCGTCGTCAGTCTGCTGGCTGTGGTAAAAAATACCGCCCGCCACATCAAATGCGGTGAATCCGACAAGCAGTCTCTCCCCTGA
- a CDS encoding tRNA (guanine-N1)-methyltransferase (TIGRFAM: tRNA (guanine-N1)-methyltransferase~KEGG: det:DET0339 tRNA (guanine-N1)-methyltransferase~PFAM: tRNA (guanine-N1-)-methyltransferase), with product MRIDILTLFPEMFDGPFATSILKRAIDRGILRIERHNIRDYTHDRHHVVDDTPYGGGAGMVIKPEPVFEAVESVRAMDTEPGFVVLLSPAGRPFSQELAASLAEKRRLILVSGHYEGFDERVNAITDEEISIGDYVLSGGELPAMVITDAVARLIPGVLGSADSHQDESHNTGLLEYPHYTRPPEYRGMKVPPVLLSGNHAGITRWRRRMSLKRTLERRPDLLKTEDLSETDRKLLEDADSE from the coding sequence ATGCGTATCGACATCTTGACTCTGTTTCCGGAAATGTTCGACGGGCCGTTCGCCACCAGTATTCTGAAGCGAGCCATCGACCGGGGTATCCTGCGGATAGAAAGACACAATATCCGCGACTATACTCACGACCGGCACCATGTAGTCGATGACACGCCTTACGGCGGCGGCGCCGGCATGGTCATCAAACCCGAACCGGTTTTCGAGGCGGTGGAATCGGTTCGCGCCATGGATACCGAACCCGGATTCGTCGTCCTGCTGTCACCGGCCGGACGGCCGTTCAGTCAGGAATTAGCCGCCAGCCTGGCGGAAAAACGGCGCCTTATTCTGGTCTCAGGGCATTACGAAGGTTTCGATGAAAGGGTCAACGCGATAACGGACGAAGAAATCAGCATCGGGGATTATGTTCTGTCCGGCGGAGAACTGCCGGCCATGGTAATCACCGACGCCGTCGCCCGGCTGATTCCCGGCGTCCTGGGCTCGGCTGATTCTCACCAGGACGAGAGCCACAATACCGGACTACTGGAATACCCTCACTATACCCGGCCGCCGGAATACCGGGGCATGAAGGTGCCCCCGGTACTGCTTTCGGGCAATCACGCCGGAATAACCCGATGGCGGCGTCGTATGTCACTGAAACGAACTCTGGAACGTCGCCCGGACCTGCTGAAGACGGAGGACCTTTCGGAGACCGACCGGAAACTTCTGGAAGACGCCGATAGCGAATAG
- a CDS encoding DSBA oxidoreductase (KEGG: sth:STH161 hypothetical protein~manually curated~Contains selenocysteine~PFAM: DSBA oxidoreductase) gives MTIKLTIFSDYIUPFCYIGKGLVERLRDEFTIEDTWLGFEIHPETPADGADLSGRYDPADMAQMKAMLQNRAEELGLPYQPAPILANSALALAGAEFARDEGRFEDFHREMLEAVFSRGQNIGLREVIADIAVRAGLDGSAMLQAIDEKRYDQRLRQSQELGQQLQVSGVPTFIVNDRYAIVGAQPEQTFRDIFRRVEEEAGAGDSGT, from the coding sequence ATGACTATTAAATTAACCATTTTTTCAGACTACATCTGACCTTTCTGTTATATCGGCAAGGGACTTGTCGAACGTTTACGTGATGAATTCACAATCGAAGACACCTGGCTGGGTTTTGAGATTCACCCGGAAACCCCGGCTGATGGCGCTGACCTCTCCGGGAGGTATGACCCGGCTGACATGGCGCAGATGAAAGCCATGCTTCAGAACCGGGCTGAAGAGTTGGGTCTGCCTTATCAACCGGCGCCGATTCTGGCCAATTCCGCGTTGGCGCTGGCCGGGGCTGAGTTCGCCCGGGACGAGGGGCGGTTTGAAGACTTCCATAGGGAGATGCTGGAGGCGGTATTCTCCCGAGGCCAAAACATCGGACTCCGCGAAGTCATCGCCGACATCGCCGTCCGGGCCGGGTTGGACGGTTCAGCCATGCTCCAGGCTATTGACGAAAAGCGTTATGACCAGAGACTGCGTCAATCGCAGGAACTGGGGCAACAACTCCAGGTTTCCGGGGTGCCGACGTTCATCGTCAATGACCGCTACGCCATTGTGGGCGCCCAGCCGGAACAGACCTTTAGAGACATTTTCCGCCGGGTGGAAGAAGAAGCCGGCGCTGGAGATTCCGGAACCTGA
- a CDS encoding preprotein translocase, SecG subunit (TIGRFAM: preprotein translocase, SecG subunit~KEGG: det:DET1549 preprotein translocase subunit SecG), translating to MLTFLLIAQIIIAVTLGLSTLLQVRGGGLGGIFGQSDAVFRTKRGIEKTLFQLTIALVILFVLISIWILLII from the coding sequence ATGCTCACCTTTTTGCTTATCGCCCAGATTATCATCGCTGTTACCCTCGGTCTCTCAACCCTGCTTCAGGTGAGGGGCGGCGGGCTCGGCGGTATTTTCGGTCAGTCGGACGCTGTCTTCCGCACCAAGCGCGGTATCGAAAAAACCCTGTTCCAGCTGACCATAGCGCTGGTCATCCTGTTCGTACTGATTTCCATCTGGATACTGCTGATCATCTAA
- a CDS encoding SsrA-binding protein (KEGG: dev:DhcVS_1280 SsrA binding protein (SmpB)~TIGRFAM: SsrA-binding protein~PFAM: SmpB protein) translates to MVEKKIVATNHKAYHNYYISDPMEAGLVLTGTEIKSVRGGRVSLGDAYVRPDNGELWLLNAHIARYDPGSYMSHEPTRRRKLLVHKKEMRQMLARIKEQGLTLVPTKVYIKGNVAKVEVAVGKGKKLYDKREVIKKRDSDRELGRVLRARLK, encoded by the coding sequence ATGGTCGAGAAGAAAATAGTCGCCACCAACCATAAGGCGTATCACAACTACTACATCAGCGACCCGATGGAAGCGGGCCTGGTGCTGACCGGAACCGAAATCAAATCGGTTCGCGGTGGTCGGGTCAGCCTGGGTGATGCCTATGTCCGGCCGGACAACGGCGAGTTGTGGCTCCTCAATGCTCATATCGCCCGGTACGATCCCGGATCTTACATGAGTCATGAGCCGACCCGGCGACGAAAACTGCTGGTCCATAAAAAGGAAATGCGTCAGATGCTGGCCCGGATCAAGGAGCAGGGGCTTACACTGGTGCCGACCAAAGTCTACATCAAGGGCAATGTGGCCAAGGTGGAGGTAGCGGTCGGTAAGGGTAAGAAGCTGTATGATAAACGGGAAGTCATCAAGAAACGTGATTCCGACCGAGAGCTGGGGAGGGTTCTCCGCGCCCGGCTCAAATAA
- a CDS encoding primosomal protein N' (TIGRFAM: primosomal protein N'~PFAM: DEAD/DEAH box helicase domain protein; helicase domain protein~KEGG: det:DET0337 primosomal protein N'~SMART: DEAD-like helicase ; helicase domain protein): MPYAEVSVNSPAAGRQAFSYRVPEKWNVRPGQAVLVPFGQKTLQGIVVETGRQPRFDETRPLSGIIQPATCLTPAQLATGLFISRHYLAPLFESLALWLPPGFERQPKIMLTATDNSESAQLSPSRSAILKRLTDSEPVLQSAIEKEFGLAEARRAIRYLVAAGLVERHYHLPSPRLKPRLEKHVALNVTPETATEEAGGLATRAPRQAAVLRYLIDGRGRAALAGLRRETGAGTETVKALESKGLVTIFDEESPREPRLPADVELPMPPVLTEAQSQAVNAVGEAISAAAPGKSSAFLLHGVTGSGKTEIYLNVTARALERRRQVIVLVPEIALTHQIVERFTARFPGRVAILHSRLSAGERFDQWRAIAEGRLDIVIGPRSALFAPVAEPGVIILDEEHEWAYKQQDSPPLYHARTVARQLATETGAVLLLGSATPDVETYHAATRGDYHLQELPERLTPRLNTPLPQVSLVDMRQELKEGNLSVFSRTLRAEITQSLANREQIILFYNRRGGATFIQCRDCGEVLKCRHCLLPLGYHPVEDRLVCHHCNTGYRTPETCPACGGRRIKYLGLGTQKLEEETRREFPEARVLRWDSDAARNRDAGYHIFDDFRSGRADILIGTQVVARGLDLPGVGLVGVVNADTSLNLPDFRSAERTFQLLAQVAGRAGRGEFPGRVVIQSYQPTHYAVTSAVNHDYRGFFDIELDFRRTMGYPPFGELAVITTRHPDENEAMSQAQALKRRLKEIRDRKGRTGISFIGPAPAFVPRRYGYYRFQLIIKGHDVPDFLRNTGLPSGVSIDIDPLGLS, encoded by the coding sequence TTGCCCTACGCCGAGGTCAGTGTCAATTCACCGGCCGCCGGACGTCAGGCCTTCAGCTATCGGGTTCCTGAAAAATGGAACGTCCGGCCGGGACAGGCGGTGCTGGTGCCTTTCGGCCAGAAAACCCTCCAGGGCATCGTCGTGGAGACAGGCCGACAGCCCCGCTTTGACGAGACCCGGCCGCTTTCCGGTATCATCCAGCCGGCAACCTGCCTGACCCCTGCCCAACTGGCCACCGGCCTGTTCATCAGCCGGCATTATCTGGCCCCCCTGTTCGAGTCCCTCGCCTTGTGGTTGCCGCCGGGCTTCGAACGTCAGCCAAAAATAATGCTGACCGCCACCGACAACTCCGAATCTGCCCAGCTTTCCCCTAGCCGATCGGCCATTCTCAAGCGACTAACTGACAGCGAACCGGTACTCCAGTCCGCTATCGAAAAGGAATTCGGGCTCGCGGAAGCCCGACGAGCAATACGTTATCTCGTGGCCGCCGGACTGGTGGAACGTCACTACCATCTGCCCTCTCCCAGATTGAAACCCCGGCTGGAAAAACACGTTGCCCTGAATGTCACTCCGGAAACAGCCACAGAAGAAGCTGGGGGCTTAGCCACCCGCGCGCCCCGTCAGGCGGCGGTACTACGCTATCTAATCGATGGGCGCGGTCGGGCCGCCCTGGCCGGCCTTCGGCGGGAAACAGGCGCCGGTACCGAGACCGTCAAAGCCCTGGAATCCAAGGGGCTGGTAACCATCTTTGACGAAGAATCCCCCCGTGAACCGCGCCTGCCGGCTGATGTCGAACTGCCCATGCCCCCGGTACTGACCGAGGCCCAGTCCCAGGCAGTCAATGCCGTCGGTGAAGCTATCTCCGCCGCCGCGCCCGGCAAATCGTCGGCGTTTCTCCTCCACGGCGTCACCGGCTCGGGCAAGACCGAAATATACCTCAATGTCACTGCCCGGGCGCTGGAGCGACGACGGCAGGTAATAGTACTGGTGCCGGAAATAGCCCTGACTCACCAGATAGTGGAGAGATTCACCGCCCGCTTTCCCGGGCGGGTAGCTATTCTGCATAGCCGGCTGTCAGCCGGTGAGCGCTTCGACCAGTGGCGAGCCATCGCCGAAGGGCGTCTGGATATCGTCATCGGTCCCCGAAGCGCCCTGTTCGCGCCGGTGGCCGAGCCGGGCGTCATCATCCTGGATGAAGAACACGAATGGGCTTACAAACAACAGGATTCACCGCCGCTTTACCACGCCAGAACGGTCGCCCGTCAACTGGCAACCGAAACCGGCGCCGTCCTGTTACTGGGGTCGGCGACACCCGACGTGGAAACCTATCACGCGGCGACCCGAGGCGATTATCACCTGCAGGAACTGCCAGAGAGGTTGACCCCCCGGCTGAATACCCCCCTGCCCCAGGTTTCCCTGGTCGACATGCGCCAGGAACTCAAGGAAGGCAACCTCTCGGTTTTCAGCCGGACATTGCGCGCCGAAATAACTCAATCGCTGGCAAACCGGGAGCAGATAATCCTCTTCTACAACCGCCGCGGCGGGGCTACCTTCATCCAGTGCCGGGATTGCGGCGAAGTCCTCAAATGCCGTCACTGCCTGCTACCGCTGGGTTATCATCCGGTTGAAGACCGGCTGGTCTGCCATCACTGCAACACCGGCTACCGCACCCCCGAGACATGCCCGGCATGCGGGGGACGCCGCATCAAGTACCTGGGTCTGGGTACTCAGAAACTGGAAGAGGAAACCCGGCGGGAATTCCCCGAAGCCCGGGTTCTGCGATGGGATTCCGATGCCGCCCGCAACCGCGATGCCGGATATCACATTTTCGATGATTTCCGCTCCGGCAGGGCGGATATTCTCATCGGCACCCAGGTGGTCGCCCGCGGGCTGGACCTGCCCGGTGTCGGTCTGGTAGGAGTGGTCAACGCCGACACCTCCCTCAACCTGCCGGACTTCCGGTCCGCAGAACGCACTTTTCAACTCCTGGCCCAGGTCGCCGGCCGCGCCGGACGGGGCGAGTTCCCCGGCCGGGTGGTCATTCAGAGCTATCAGCCCACTCACTATGCGGTAACTTCGGCAGTGAATCACGATTATCGCGGTTTCTTCGATATTGAACTGGATTTCCGGCGCACAATGGGCTATCCGCCCTTCGGTGAACTGGCAGTCATCACCACCCGTCACCCTGACGAAAACGAAGCCATGTCCCAGGCCCAGGCTCTCAAACGCAGGCTGAAGGAAATCCGGGACAGGAAAGGCAGGACCGGCATCAGCTTCATCGGCCCGGCCCCGGCTTTCGTTCCCCGCCGTTATGGCTACTACCGGTTCCAGCTTATTATTAAAGGACACGACGTCCCGGATTTCCTGAGGAACACCGGCCTTCCCTCCGGCGTCAGTATCGATATCGATCCCCTGGGTCTTTCCTGA
- a CDS encoding polynucleotide adenylyltransferase/metal dependent phosphohydrolase (TIGRFAM: metal dependent phophohydrolase~PFAM: Polynucleotide adenylyltransferase region; metal-dependent phosphohydrolase HD sub domain~KEGG: deb:DehaBAV1_0314 polynucleotide adenylyltransferase/metal dependent phosphohydrolase~SMART: metal-dependent phosphohydrolase HD region): MSDSATDSITVSDSAQRNTLDRVAAICFSLSIPSAIVGGFIRDARLGQPSTDLDLAVFGNADELASRLAVELQGKAFPLHTESGMYRITLLPETGFRQLDLSAAVGELSQDLGRRDFTANAVGAPLSGYDPATGRLALTDPLGGLDDIDRKILRAVSAGVFRRDPARLLRAARLSAELGFTIAADTETAIRTEAGLVATVAGERTREELLSLLSLADSGQNIERLDQLGLLTTVFPELEACRGVVQPKEHAWDVFNHSLKTIAALDWILGYGPWPHATENERRLIPLPDEVRLYFNNVPAHGGSRLALSRLAALLHDISKPDTRVLTDSGRIRFFGHAQQGAELTRRILERLRFSRREIDFTAAMVKAHLRPVQMGPEAIMPTPRAVARYRRDTGDAALATLYLSMADHLAARGPALELDNFRQHVTIVAYIREELDRQTAPERHRPLVDGFELQRRFGLKPGPELGRLMAELREAQAAGEITNHKDAVEMAGNIIGRTTEDR, from the coding sequence ATGTCTGATTCCGCAACCGACAGCATCACCGTTTCCGATAGCGCGCAACGTAACACCCTTGACCGGGTCGCCGCCATCTGTTTTTCATTGTCGATACCCTCAGCCATTGTCGGCGGGTTCATCCGAGACGCCCGGCTGGGACAGCCATCGACTGATCTCGACCTGGCGGTTTTCGGCAACGCTGACGAACTGGCCAGCCGCCTGGCCGTTGAACTTCAGGGGAAGGCTTTCCCGCTCCACACAGAGTCCGGCATGTACCGCATCACCCTGCTACCGGAGACCGGCTTCCGTCAGTTGGACCTCAGCGCCGCTGTCGGCGAACTGAGCCAGGACCTCGGGCGGCGTGACTTCACCGCGAACGCTGTCGGCGCCCCGCTATCCGGATACGACCCGGCCACCGGTCGTCTGGCATTGACCGACCCGCTGGGCGGCCTTGATGATATTGACCGAAAAATTCTTCGGGCGGTATCGGCGGGTGTCTTCCGCCGGGACCCGGCGCGGTTGCTACGCGCCGCCCGGCTGTCAGCCGAACTGGGTTTCACCATCGCCGCCGATACCGAAACGGCAATACGCACAGAGGCCGGACTGGTCGCCACCGTCGCCGGTGAGCGCACCCGGGAAGAACTGCTGTCACTGCTGTCGCTTGCCGACAGCGGCCAAAATATTGAGCGTCTGGACCAACTGGGCCTGCTGACGACGGTTTTCCCGGAACTGGAAGCCTGCCGGGGGGTTGTTCAGCCGAAGGAACACGCCTGGGACGTGTTCAACCATTCGCTGAAAACCATCGCCGCCCTGGACTGGATACTGGGATACGGCCCATGGCCGCACGCGACCGAAAACGAGCGTCGTCTGATACCGTTACCGGACGAGGTCCGGCTCTATTTCAACAACGTGCCCGCTCACGGCGGCTCCCGGCTGGCGCTGTCACGCCTGGCGGCGCTTCTGCATGATATCTCCAAGCCGGACACCCGCGTCCTGACCGATTCCGGCCGAATTCGCTTCTTCGGCCACGCCCAGCAGGGGGCTGAACTGACCCGTCGGATACTGGAACGCCTGCGGTTCTCCCGACGGGAAATCGACTTCACCGCCGCCATGGTCAAAGCCCACCTGCGGCCGGTGCAGATGGGGCCGGAAGCCATCATGCCGACCCCCCGGGCGGTCGCCCGGTACCGCCGCGACACCGGGGATGCCGCCCTGGCTACACTGTACCTGTCGATGGCCGACCACCTGGCGGCGCGGGGCCCGGCGCTGGAACTTGATAACTTTCGTCAACATGTTACAATAGTGGCTTATATCCGGGAGGAACTGGACCGACAGACCGCGCCGGAGCGGCACCGACCGCTGGTGGACGGGTTCGAGCTTCAGCGCCGCTTCGGGCTGAAACCCGGCCCCGAACTGGGCCGGCTAATGGCCGAACTGCGGGAAGCCCAGGCCGCCGGAGAGATAACCAACCATAAAGACGCGGTCGAAATGGCCGGAAACATCATCGGGCGGACAACCGAAGACCGATGA
- a CDS encoding protein of unknown function DUF62 (PFAM: protein of unknown function DUF62~KEGG: deg:DehalGT_1355 protein of unknown function DUF62) — translation MNSVITLTTDFGTADGYVASVKGVILGINPGATIVDISHQIQPQNIHQAAFVLGAVYSCFPTGTVHLVVVDPGVGTDRRIIIVRTPKGTFVGPDNGVLSYAFRDYVNGENIRNDSVSLTREASVISVTNRRFFREPVSDTFHGRDIMAPVTALLSQGFQPETFGEKAESLQAIPMPRPSAAPDGLTGHVIHVDSFGNIITDIRRHDLPNDNVRINIGGHTVIGLNRNYVAGQGLLTLIGSTGYLEIALNNGSAAAITGARIGDEIKVRTGA, via the coding sequence ATGAATTCCGTCATCACCCTGACAACCGACTTCGGAACTGCCGACGGCTATGTTGCCTCCGTCAAAGGTGTCATTCTGGGCATCAATCCGGGAGCGACCATCGTCGATATCAGCCATCAAATCCAGCCGCAGAACATTCACCAGGCCGCCTTTGTCCTGGGTGCCGTCTATTCCTGTTTTCCAACCGGTACCGTCCACCTGGTCGTGGTAGACCCCGGGGTGGGCACCGACCGGCGTATCATCATCGTCCGCACCCCTAAAGGAACTTTCGTCGGTCCGGATAACGGGGTTCTGTCTTATGCCTTCAGGGACTATGTCAATGGAGAGAATATCCGGAACGATTCGGTCAGTCTGACCAGAGAAGCCAGTGTAATCAGCGTTACTAACCGGCGATTCTTTCGTGAACCTGTTTCCGATACCTTCCACGGACGGGATATCATGGCGCCGGTAACCGCCCTGCTGTCACAGGGTTTTCAGCCGGAAACCTTTGGGGAAAAGGCTGAAAGCCTGCAAGCCATTCCGATGCCCCGGCCGTCTGCCGCCCCGGACGGGCTTACCGGCCATGTCATCCATGTCGACAGCTTCGGAAATATCATCACCGATATTCGCCGCCACGATTTGCCGAACGATAATGTCCGGATAAATATCGGCGGGCACACTGTCATCGGGCTCAATCGCAACTATGTGGCCGGTCAAGGATTGCTGACCCTGATCGGCTCCACCGGTTACCTGGAAATTGCTCTCAACAACGGCAGTGCCGCCGCCATCACCGGGGCGCGTATCGGCGACGAGATAAAAGTCAGGACGGGCGCTTAG